Part of the Cytobacillus sp. IB215665 genome, CAATCATTAACAAAAGCTAAGACAAGTCTTGAGTCGATTATGGAACAATGGGTAATGAAAGGTAAAATAGCTGAGGATCAAAAAGAAGCAGCCCTTAAAAGGTTGTCATTTACTGAAAGTTTAGAAGAGGCAAGTTCGAAAGCGGACTTTGTCATTGAAGCAATTGTAGAAAAACTTGAAATAAAACGCGAAGTATTTAAAAAGTTAGATGAGTATACACCACCACATGCTATTTTAGCTACGAACAGTTCGACAATCGTCAACTCACTTATCGCAGGTGCAACAAAACGTCCTGAAAAGGTTTGTAACATGCATTTCTTTTTCCCGCCTCTTGTTATGGATTGTGTTGAAGTAGTAATGAGTGAGCAAACTTCAGAAGAAACTGCACAAATTACTTTAGATGTTTGCGAAAAAATTAACCGTAAAGGAATTCTACTACGTAAAGAAATTTCTGGGTTTGTTGCAAATAGAATTCTCATTGCTCTTCAAAAAGAAGCGATGTATTTATATGAACAAGGTATCGCTGATTATAAAGACATCGACTTGATTGTAAAACAAGCGTTGAAACATCCTATTGGTCCGTTTGAATTAATGGATTTATCGGGATTAGATGTAGGTTATTATGTTATGCAGCAGCGCTTCGCTGAAACTGGTAACCCAAAAGATAAACCACCAGCTTTTATTGAAGAAAGGGTAAAGGCAGGTTTGTTAGGAAGAAAAACAGGAAAAGGCTTTTATGATTATTCAAGCAAAAAGGTGAAGCAATAATGGAGCCATACGTGGGATGTGAAAAAGTAAATGGTGTAGCGACAGTAACCATTAATAACCCACCGTTAAACGTTATGAATAGCTCAGTAAGTAAAGAATTATTTGAAACATTTTTATTGCTTGAAGATGATTCTGAAGTGGTTGCTGTTATTTTGACTGGTGCTGGTTCAAAGGCATTTATGGCTGGAGCAGATATTCGTGAGTTTCCTAATTTAATAGGAAAAACTGAATTGAAAAGCAAATTTTTGGAAAGTCATCACGTGCTGAACTATATTGATACATTTAGAAAGCCCACGATTGCTGTTCTTAATGGCATAACATTTGGTGGAGGGTGTGAGTTAGCACTAGCATGTGATATTAGAATTGCTGAAAATCACGTGCAAATAGGATTACCAGAAATAAAGCTAGGTCTTTTTCCCGGTGGAGGAGGTACTCAACGACTCCCTAAATTGATAGGGGAAGCTAAAGCAAAGGAAATGATTTTCACTGGGGAACCTATTTATGCGGAAGAAGCTTGGCGCATTGGTCTTGTAAATAAAGTAGTGGCAAGTGGGAAGGGATTATTAGCTGCACAGGAGATGGCAATGACCATTTGTCAATATTCACTAGCTGCAATATCACGAAGTAAACAAGCCATTCAAGAAGGTGTACAATTAACGCTTGAAGATGGTCTAAAAAGGGAAGCGGAATTATTTGAAGAAATGTTTCAAACTGAGGATATAAAAGAAGGTGTAAGAGCATTTTTAGAAAAACGCAAACCAAAATTTACACATAAATAACTGAAAGTATCATTGCAAAAGTGAACTTAAAATATTTTGATTATTTGAAACTTTATGTAAAATCGTGCTTTTTGCATTGAGAAGTAAACACATAATATACAGCTAGAATTCGTTGCATCCATCTTCTATACAGCGATGACAAACAATAATAAACTACTTTTTATAGTACTAAGCTGCTTACAATAGCAACAATCTTTTCGAAAAGAGCGAAAATAAAAAAGGAGTGGAATATGTATGAGATTTTCTGACACAGTCGTAGCTATCACCGGTGGAGGTAGTGGAATAGGTGAGGCAGTAGCTCATAGAATAGCAAAAGAGGGCGCTGATGTACTAATAGTAGGAAGGACTCAATCTAAATTAGAAACAGTAGCAAAACAAATTAATGAAGAGGTGAATAGAAATGCTGTTCAATATTTTGTGGCAGATGTAACAAATGAAGAACGTATTACAGAGTTAGCTACTTTTGTACAAAAAAACTATGGTCACTTAGATGTTTTAATAAATAATGCAGGAGGATCCCCCGTTTCTAGATTATTTAATACATCAGCAGAAGACTGGGATTTTGTTCAAGAAACAAATTTAAAAAGTGTGTTTCTCGTTTCCAAATATTTAGGGCAACTGATGGCGGAAAGTAGTGAAAAGGATGAAGGAAAGCGAAAAGACAGAACAATTGTCAATGTCGCGTCATTATCAGGGCATAAAGCTGCGCCAACTTTACCTCATTACAGTGCTGCAAAAGCAGCTGTAGTAAATTTATCTAAAACACTTGCTCATGAACTGTCACAATTTGGAATTCGCGTGAACTCAGTATCACCAGGCTTTATTAAAACACCTATGACTGAAATAAGTCTTGAAAGTGAACGATTTATGAAAACAATTGAGCGAAGTACAGCTATGGGTCGAGTAGGCGAAGCAGAAGAAATAGCCAATGTAATAGCTTTCATGGCATCATCTGAAGCTTCATATATGACTGGATCAGATATCGTTGTAGACGGTGGCTGGCTTATTTCATAAGCTGTGAAATTTGTAATAAGGGGGACTGATAGAAATGGAAAATGAGCACCTAATTGTTAATATCGAAGGCCCTATAATGGTTTTAACGTTAAATCGTCCAGAAAGCCTTAATCCGTTTAGTTCACATATGATACTAGGTTTATTAGAGGCAATGGAATTAGCTAGAGAAAATGATGATATTCGAGCGGTGGTCATTAGAGGGGCGGGTAGAGCATTCAGTGCAGGTGGAGATGTAAAATCCATGGGCGAATCCTCGTCACAAGAAATTTACGATCATATTGGTAAGCTAAATGAATGTATAAAACTAATGAAAGATTTACCTAAACCAATTATTGCAGCAGTACATGGTTTTGCAGCGGGGGCAGGGTTTAATTTGGCATTGGCTTGTGATCTTATTATAGCAGCTGACAACAGTAAATTTGTCTTTAGTTTTTCACAAGTAGGACTAATTTCAGACGGAGGAGGATCCTATTTTTTTCCAAGATTAGTAGGACCATATCGTGCTAAAGAATTATTCTTTAGTGGAGAAACAGTATCTGCTGACCAAGCTAGGGAACTAGGTATATTAAGTCGAGTTGTTCCACTTGAAAGCCTAGAATCTGAAACTACAAAGCTAGCGATGAAGATTGCCCATGGACCAAGTAAAGCTTATGGAATGATGAAGAAGATCATTGATCGGTCTTATGAGTCATCATTAGATGATATTTTGGAGCAAGAACGAATTACACAAACGCTGATGATTCATACTGAAGACCACTTAGAAGGCGTTAACGCATTTAAAGAAAAAAGAAAACCACAATTTAAAGGTAAATAGAAAAGGGGAATATGACTATGAAAGCAGTACAAATAGAAAAATTTGGTGGACCAGAAGTTTTACAATATGTTGATTTAAATAAACCAATGCCTAAAGGAAATGAAGTATTAATTGAAGTAAAAGCCATCGGAGTAAATTATGCTGATACAGCGAGACGAGAAGGACAATATGTAGTTGAGACAACATTACCATATGTTTTAGGAGGCGAAGTTGCTGGTATTGTAGTTGCAGTTGGGGAAGATGTTACTTCTGTTAGTATAGGTTCAAAAGTTGTGACAATTATGGAATCAGGTGGATATGCAGAGTTTGCGATGGTCGATGAAAGATCAGTCATACCGATACCTGATGGGGTTGATTTTAACCATGCTGTTATTCTACCAATACAAGGATTAAGTGCCTATCATATTATAAAAACAATGGGGCGCCTTGAAGAAGGTGAAACAGTCCTTGTTCATGCGGCTGCTGGTGGAGTCGGTTTACTTGCCGTTCAGCTCGCTAAGTTATTTGGTGCAGGTAAAGTAATAGCAACAGCTAGTACTGATGAGAAGTTAGCACTCGCCCAAGAGATGGGAGCTGGCGTAACTGTAAACTACACTCTTGACGGCTGGGATAAAGAAGTAAAGAAAGCGACAGAAGGTAAAGGTGTTGATGTAGCACTTGAAATGGCTGGAGGAGATATATTTAATAAAACAGTACGTTGTTTAGCACCATTTGGTAGACTAATCATATATGGTGTAGCTAGTGGAGAAATGAGCACTATGCAACCAGCAGAGTTAATGAGACGTAACCAATCGGTTATCGGTTTCTTTTTACCACAGATTATGCGTAAACCACAGCTCCTCCAATCCAGCTTAATTGAATTACTCCAATACGTACAAACAGGCCAATTGAAATTAACAGTCGGAGGGGTATACCCACTAGCAGAAGCAGCAAACGTACATACACTATTACAAGCAAGAAAAACAACTGGAAAAATTGTTTTAGTGCCGGGGACCTGACCCCAATGCGTTAATGTGGGAAAGTGGTAATAAAGGTTTACGCTAATGTATAAATAAAAGCTATATTCACAGGTTGTTGAACTTCGTACTAAACATTAAACACGAAAACAACTAGATTTCGAAGTATCTTCTATAAAACGGTGAATGTTAAGTAAACGACATTTTTATCTTCAAGTTTAAGAACTATAGCAACAACGTTTACGAATAGAGTGAAAATAAAAAACAGAGTGGCTCTGACCACTCTGTTAAACTTTATAAGAAGGAAGATTATTAGTGTAATAGCAATTCAGCTGTTTCTCGATTACAGGATGCTTTCCTGTATTTGGGGTTGATTATATAATCCATATTTTGTTGTTAAGCTTATTATCATAACATTAGCTTTTTATCACTGGATGTCAAAATAGTAAATTCCAACGATGATCTTTGCAAAAAGTCAATTGTTCTGCTAAAAGGGTAAATCATACTATATAGTAAGATAGAATATTTTATGCTAATGGTTTTAAGTTGTGTAGGAAAATGACAAGAAAACAAAAAATTGATTAAAATACCTAAGAAAACTCATATTAGGCATGTGAAAAACATTATAAGAATGAAAAGTTTAACATAGCAAGTACTTGGATATAAAACAACTTGTTTGTTATAGTGAATTTATAAATGAGTTGCTAATGGAAAAGGGTTCATTAACAACATAAATTGAAAGGGTTATTTTTTTTCTTCACATTCATAAACGAGTCAAAACAATGGCTTCTTACCGAGAACTGCTTCAAATGTCTAATAACCTTCTTGTTGCTCCTCGAACTTTCACTAGTTGTTACTACTGTTGTTTTCAATTGGTTGATCAACTTTACAATGTCTTTTTTTTCGCTAAAACTACTAAAGTAAAATCTTAAGGTCATTTGTTTCAAAATGCTAAAGATCCTCGGCAACAGGAAATCCTTCGTATTACTGCATTAACAATTAAAATATCCACAGTAGTCACATTCTACTATGAAAAGTTTAAGGTATGATCTCCTCCGATTTGTCCTATTTTTATTGCTAAACTGAATTTATACGCAATATATAAGTTTCCAATTAGGAAGCTATTTCTTTATAAAATATGTAATGTACAGTCACTTGGTCCGACCACCTGTACTAAATAGTGTTAATGAGAATAAGGAGTATAATCTACTATTCTTTATATTATTTTGTTAAATAAATATATTCTGTCCTGTCTATGCATATAGATTAACATAGGGGGGATTATATATATGAAGCTGTATAGAAACAAGAGGTTATTGCTCATTTCTAGTATCCCAATGCTAGTATTTTTCATCTTCTTCATATCAACACTAATCGTTGGCTTAAACATAAAATATGAATCTAGCTTTATTGATACTGCGTTAGGAAATGTAGAATCAGAAGATCTACTAATTCATTTTCTGAAGGCAGAAAATCAACATTTTTCTCAAGAAGAAAGTGAGAATGATTTATTTTCTATTAAGAATATAACAGAATCTATACTACAATTTGGAACAAATATTATTCTAAGTGATACAACAACATTTTTTGGCGGAGAATTACCAGGCATAACTTCCTCCATAAACAAAACGAGTATATCCGAAGAAACGGCGTACGTATTTGAATCGGCACCACCAATTGAAGTTTTATTAAAAGAAAGAGAAGTTGCAACAGAAAAACTAAAACAAGATGAAAATATAACATTAGATGAAAATAATCTCGATAATCAAATTCCAAATAAGACTGTATATATCTATCAGACGCATAGTTGGGAATCTTTCCTACCATATATAAAAGATGCTAGCAGTCCGAATCATGCAATCAGTAATGATAATCGAGTGAATGTCGTTGCACTAGGTAAGCGCTTATCAGCTAATCTTCTTAAAGAAGGGATCGGAGCACATCACGATCAAACGAATATGACAGCAAAGTTGCATGAGAAAGAATGGAAAACAACAATGTCATATAACTTGTCTCGTGAGATTTTAGAGGTCAACACAAATAACAATAATCATATAGAGTACTATATTGATATACATCGGGATTCGGCACGTAGAGATGTTACAACTAAGGTGATTAATGGAATTGAATATGCAACATTATATTTTGTATTAGGAACAGATAATGAAAATTATGAGCAAAATAAACAATTTGTCGATAAACTGAATACAGAGCTTAATAAAAGGTACCCTGGTATTAGTAGAGGAATATATCAAAAATCAAAAAAAGATGGAAATGGAATATATAATCAGGATATTTCTAGTAAAGCTATCACGCTAGAAATAGGCGGTGTAGACAATACATTTGAAGAACTTGAAAGAAGTGTTGACGCTTTCTCAGAAATTTTTTCAGAGCTATATTGGGCAGATCGTGAAACGATAGAGGTAAATGGATAAGGAGTCAAAAAATTACTAGTTAGCATAGCATGTTACATTATTCCAATGAGACTATATGCTAGTGCTAAAATAACTAACTAGGATTCCTCCGTTAAACATTAGCTCCCAGATAAAATATTTTCAAACTATAATACAAAGAAAGTAGGAAAGTTTTCAATAAACGGAAGAATGAATAGATAAGCTACTTACCAATAAACCAAACCGTTTAGTTTTGATGGTTTGGTTTTTATCTACTTAATACATGGAGTATCTTTTTGTTATTTTTTATCTCAAATATGTAGTGAAAAAAACAAAGGCATTTTAACGATCATATGAATACTAAAAATTATAATTTCTAATCAATTATAGGAAATATAATCAAGAAAATACTATACTCAGGCTTTTTTTCCTTAGTTAAGCAAATTTAGTAGAGTAGCTAGATTTACTTTTTCAGAGAAAAAGTAGATATCATAATATTTATGAATAACATACAGCCAAGTAAAATTATGCACGTAATGATTGCGTAAGAAAAAATAAAATATAAAAGACTAATATTTCCATCTATAATAAGGAAAGGTGTAAATATATGATCCGTGAATGCTATGCTACTTAACTCAATAAAAACAAGAACTATTATAAGTGTTGCTAAAATTTTTTTGATTTGTATTTTCATTAAAAATGCCCTCCTTTTTAGCCTTTATATATACAGACGAATAAGATTACAAAAAAGTTGTAATAAAATACAAAAATTTTCTTACAAACTTACTATCATATATGTCCACATATAAGTCTGTCATTCGTGGCCCTTTGTCATCTTATTAAGTCACTCCAATTGAGATAAACGCTCACAACATTTTTGGATTACACAACGATTACCAAATCTAATTTCAGAGAGCTTTATTACACAATCTTCATGAACGAACTTATTATTTTTCAACCAAGTAGCGATTAGATCCTTTATACTTCTAAACCTGATTATTCATTTAGTGTAAATCACACTTTAGCCTATAGGTATTGAAGTGGGTTGAGTGTGAAGAACGACCGAGATTTATTAGTCTGAAGATTAAAAGTTTAAAAAAAGGAAGGCCGCAAGTGTAATGCAATACTATACCACTAAACTTCTTTACCATCGTTTATGTGCATATTTAGTGTAGGTGATATTACCTTCTATATTTATCAAAATTACGTGGGATAAAAGCATTCTCAATTAATTTGGAATGATCTATTTAACATAGTAGATGCTTATTTGATTCATAGGGATGGTGATGACAAAGGAAAAAGCTGGTATCATCATGATTGGGGTTATGGAAAGGAGTTAACAGCTGCCTTTAGTGAAGATAAAGCTCTGAGTGCATTGTTTTAATAGATTCCAACTGTAGTGGTAGCAATGGTTGAAGATTTAATGAATATTTATATACATATTCAGATTATGTTCATTGCTGGAATGTTCCCAATGGCTACTTCATTGAAATAACAAGAGCTGTTCGTATTAACTAGCTGTTATGTTATAGCTCAATAAATTTTTCCTAATTATTACAATGCTGAAAAGCTGTAATTATAAGAAAAATCGGTTAAGATGAACTATTCAACAAGGGCTTAGTCTCCATTCATACTTAATTGCTTTAGCTATTACTGAAATAAAGGTTTTGTAATACTCCTGTGTCATCACTAACAAATGTGCTAGTGATGACTGCAGAAGGATTACCATCTTGGACGATGAGAAGATAGGATACTGTTGCAATTATGGTGATGATATATTATACAAACTTTATTTTCATTCGTTGAAAAATGGCGATAAAGCTTTATGTTAGTGCCATTGTAGAGGAAATAAATCGTTCAGGAATGCAAACTAATTAAATATTCATCACAAGTCTTTATCTCTAATCCTTTTTAAACATTATAAATCATTCATTGGATTGAAAGTCAAACGGGTAAAGAACAAATAAACTTTTGCAGGTACAGGTAAGATGTTTATTTAAACATTTTGAAGCTTGCTTTCAGCTGCGAACACGTCGACTAATGTGCTCATTCCTTCTCTAAGCTTGTCGGGAGTTGAGTGAGAAAAGTTTAAGCGTAGAGTATTTAGTTCAGGAGAGCTAACATAAAATGGTTTGCCTGGTACGTAGGCAACTCCTTTTTGGATACAAGCTGTCAATAATTTAGTAGCATCAATGTTTTCAGGGAGAGTTACCCAAAAGAACATGCCACCTTTCGGGATATTGTAAGAAATGTTTGGTATATTAGCTGAATCCAACAACTCCAGCATGATTTTCATCCTATTATGGTATACAGCTCGAATTTCTTTAATATGATTATCAAGATTAAAGTCTGTACAAAGGTGATAGAGTGCTTGTTGTGATAAAGAATTGGAATGAAGATCTGCAGCTTGTTTTGCCTGTGTCATCATCCTGATAATTTGGTGAGGACCTTTAATCCATCCTGTGCGTAGTGCTGGTACAACGGTTTTAGAAAACGTACTTGTATAAACAACTTGAGTCCCGCTCTGGTCTAGTGCTGCAATAGGTAAGTATTTTTGGTCATCGAACTTTATTTGTCCGTAAGGGTCATCTTCAAATATAATGACGTTTTTCCTTTTCGCATATTCTAGTAACTTTTGTCTACGTTCCATAGACCATACTCTACCTGTAGGGTTTGAAAATGTTGGCACAACATAAATACATTTCGGCTTATATTTTCTAATTTTATATTCAAGATCATCAGGTAACATGCCGTGCTCATCACTTGAAACAGGTAAAATTTTAGCCTCACAGGATTTGAATACTTGAAGAGCTGCTAAGTATGTTGGATTTTCAGTTAGTATGATGTCACCAGGGTTAAACATTATCCTTGAAAAAAGGTCAATCGCTTGTTGCGAACCAGTCGTTAACAGTAATTCATTAGTAGTTGTTACTATTTCTTGTTTTTTCATAAGCTCAACAATCAAGTCACGTAGTGGTGTAAAGCCTTCAGTAACACCATATTGAAGAGCTTTTTTTCCTGATAAAAATGTTTTTTCGAAAGCATCTTCAACAGCTTTTATAGGAAATAAACTCTCATCAGGTAAACCACCAGCAAAAGAAATTACACTACCGCTCTCAATGATTTTTAATAGCTCTCGAACTTCTGAGCCTTGTAAATGTTGAACTCGTTTAGCAAATCCATATTTCATATTGTAGCCACCTTATAAATTATCGAATTTTCAAAAACTTATGATTAATCATAGTACGATAATTTAAATTGTCAATAGGATTAACAAAAGTTTATTGTTTTTTATAAAAATAGTTGATGAACGATATTTTCATAGGGGTAGCATCTGAACACGGTCTATAACCTTTTAATATTTACATTGTTAGTTAATTCTCAATAATGGAAGTGTAGCCACGTTTTTCGTGTTTTAATATAAGGATAGTCTCAAATTCAGGTGGTCATATACCTATTATTAGTTGAATAATTAGTATGGAAGTTACTATTCTCAGAAGGTTCTTTAAGTGATTTGTTGAGAGCTTTGTAGCAACTTTTACAGCAATGAGACCACCAATTAGTGAACCTGTAGCTAGCAATATCGAGATTTGCCAATCAAAATAACCAGCAAAGAAATAGGTGAAAAATGCGCCGATACAGCTCACAAAGGTCTGAAAACGTGTAAAAGCCATTGCTTTAATATAAGACAATCCGTTGTATAAGTGGGTATACATTAATATGGTAGCCTGTCCTGGGCCAAATAAACCGTCATACACTCCATTGAAGAATAACAGAGGGCGTGTATTTTTAGGAATGATGTTATTTACTACTTCTTCTTTTGGTAGTTTTTTTAGGATATTTACGACTAACGCAAAACTGAGTAATACAATTGCAATCATCGTCATTTGTTGCTCTGATAATACAGATGCACAAAGTGCCCCTGTAATTCCTCCAAGTAGGGCCAAAGGAACAATAACCACTACTGAAGAGAAAGTAACCTCTTTTTTCCTAAACAGCGTATAAAAACTAGAAAATGAACTAAATATGTTTGAAAATTTAGCGGCAGCGATAGCTGAATGAATAGGTACACCAAGCAAAAGTAGAGCTGGCATACTGATAAGTCCACCGCTACCGGCTAACGTACCAATAAACGATGCACAGAATCCTATTAATATTAGTATAATCATCATAAATATAAATTCCTCCTTTCATATCTTTTATCATATAACCCATTTGTTTATAATTAAAATATGAATAAACGCTTACTTAACATAAGTAAAACTTATTGTTTTTATGTGCTATAGAGGCTGTCTTTAATATCTGTTGTTAGAAATAAACACTACACAACTAGAATTCGTGGCATTTTCTCTTATG contains:
- a CDS encoding SDR family oxidoreductase — protein: MRFSDTVVAITGGGSGIGEAVAHRIAKEGADVLIVGRTQSKLETVAKQINEEVNRNAVQYFVADVTNEERITELATFVQKNYGHLDVLINNAGGSPVSRLFNTSAEDWDFVQETNLKSVFLVSKYLGQLMAESSEKDEGKRKDRTIVNVASLSGHKAAPTLPHYSAAKAAVVNLSKTLAHELSQFGIRVNSVSPGFIKTPMTEISLESERFMKTIERSTAMGRVGEAEEIANVIAFMASSEASYMTGSDIVVDGGWLIS
- a CDS encoding NADPH:quinone oxidoreductase family protein gives rise to the protein MKAVQIEKFGGPEVLQYVDLNKPMPKGNEVLIEVKAIGVNYADTARREGQYVVETTLPYVLGGEVAGIVVAVGEDVTSVSIGSKVVTIMESGGYAEFAMVDERSVIPIPDGVDFNHAVILPIQGLSAYHIIKTMGRLEEGETVLVHAAAGGVGLLAVQLAKLFGAGKVIATASTDEKLALAQEMGAGVTVNYTLDGWDKEVKKATEGKGVDVALEMAGGDIFNKTVRCLAPFGRLIIYGVASGEMSTMQPAELMRRNQSVIGFFLPQIMRKPQLLQSSLIELLQYVQTGQLKLTVGGVYPLAEAANVHTLLQARKTTGKIVLVPGT
- a CDS encoding PLP-dependent aminotransferase family protein, with amino-acid sequence MKYGFAKRVQHLQGSEVRELLKIIESGSVISFAGGLPDESLFPIKAVEDAFEKTFLSGKKALQYGVTEGFTPLRDLIVELMKKQEIVTTTNELLLTTGSQQAIDLFSRIMFNPGDIILTENPTYLAALQVFKSCEAKILPVSSDEHGMLPDDLEYKIRKYKPKCIYVVPTFSNPTGRVWSMERRQKLLEYAKRKNVIIFEDDPYGQIKFDDQKYLPIAALDQSGTQVVYTSTFSKTVVPALRTGWIKGPHQIIRMMTQAKQAADLHSNSLSQQALYHLCTDFNLDNHIKEIRAVYHNRMKIMLELLDSANIPNISYNIPKGGMFFWVTLPENIDATKLLTACIQKGVAYVPGKPFYVSSPELNTLRLNFSHSTPDKLREGMSTLVDVFAAESKLQNV
- a CDS encoding 3-hydroxyacyl-CoA dehydrogenase family protein, with product MNIQDVKNICVVGSGQMGHQIGMLCALGGFATTIQDVNSQSLTKAKTSLESIMEQWVMKGKIAEDQKEAALKRLSFTESLEEASSKADFVIEAIVEKLEIKREVFKKLDEYTPPHAILATNSSTIVNSLIAGATKRPEKVCNMHFFFPPLVMDCVEVVMSEQTSEETAQITLDVCEKINRKGILLRKEISGFVANRILIALQKEAMYLYEQGIADYKDIDLIVKQALKHPIGPFELMDLSGLDVGYYVMQQRFAETGNPKDKPPAFIEERVKAGLLGRKTGKGFYDYSSKKVKQ
- the spoIIP gene encoding stage II sporulation protein P, yielding MKLYRNKRLLLISSIPMLVFFIFFISTLIVGLNIKYESSFIDTALGNVESEDLLIHFLKAENQHFSQEESENDLFSIKNITESILQFGTNIILSDTTTFFGGELPGITSSINKTSISEETAYVFESAPPIEVLLKEREVATEKLKQDENITLDENNLDNQIPNKTVYIYQTHSWESFLPYIKDASSPNHAISNDNRVNVVALGKRLSANLLKEGIGAHHDQTNMTAKLHEKEWKTTMSYNLSREILEVNTNNNNHIEYYIDIHRDSARRDVTTKVINGIEYATLYFVLGTDNENYEQNKQFVDKLNTELNKRYPGISRGIYQKSKKDGNGIYNQDISSKAITLEIGGVDNTFEELERSVDAFSEIFSELYWADRETIEVNG
- a CDS encoding enoyl-CoA hydratase, which translates into the protein MENEHLIVNIEGPIMVLTLNRPESLNPFSSHMILGLLEAMELARENDDIRAVVIRGAGRAFSAGGDVKSMGESSSQEIYDHIGKLNECIKLMKDLPKPIIAAVHGFAAGAGFNLALACDLIIAADNSKFVFSFSQVGLISDGGGSYFFPRLVGPYRAKELFFSGETVSADQARELGILSRVVPLESLESETTKLAMKIAHGPSKAYGMMKKIIDRSYESSLDDILEQERITQTLMIHTEDHLEGVNAFKEKRKPQFKGK
- a CDS encoding sulfite exporter TauE/SafE family protein, whose protein sequence is MMIILILIGFCASFIGTLAGSGGLISMPALLLLGVPIHSAIAAAKFSNIFSSFSSFYTLFRKKEVTFSSVVVIVPLALLGGITGALCASVLSEQQMTMIAIVLLSFALVVNILKKLPKEEVVNNIIPKNTRPLLFFNGVYDGLFGPGQATILMYTHLYNGLSYIKAMAFTRFQTFVSCIGAFFTYFFAGYFDWQISILLATGSLIGGLIAVKVATKLSTNHLKNLLRIVTSILIIQLIIGI
- a CDS encoding enoyl-CoA hydratase, with the translated sequence MEPYVGCEKVNGVATVTINNPPLNVMNSSVSKELFETFLLLEDDSEVVAVILTGAGSKAFMAGADIREFPNLIGKTELKSKFLESHHVLNYIDTFRKPTIAVLNGITFGGGCELALACDIRIAENHVQIGLPEIKLGLFPGGGGTQRLPKLIGEAKAKEMIFTGEPIYAEEAWRIGLVNKVVASGKGLLAAQEMAMTICQYSLAAISRSKQAIQEGVQLTLEDGLKREAELFEEMFQTEDIKEGVRAFLEKRKPKFTHK